In one Melopsittacus undulatus isolate bMelUnd1 chromosome 4, bMelUnd1.mat.Z, whole genome shotgun sequence genomic region, the following are encoded:
- the LOC101881852 gene encoding zinc finger protein 518A, whose amino-acid sequence MPSEKEQFFCDKKQIILLKPNAVKNFSTDTTLGKTDPLKKKDHLVNDPLSMVTQPAILDVNVAYELKNVKIDLPKVNIPNEVLLKHEVDRFRRLFLCKQQTARKSLSLEKINGSNPNCSEGNHLQNKPEVPFEEGLKTAAKILNFTCTKCKDNIRYSPNDLQKHFQLLHYGELPLYPCEMCNFSANDFQSFKQHRRTHRSTLVKCELCNDERIYTLLDLTKHFTSKHCANGHFQCEKCGFCTRDVGTFVQHIHRHNEIPYKCGECHHISFTKEEFQEHHLVHTRKFPFGCQYCSYRTPRKDYLFKHVIALHRDQLYAKEKLEKEKCEKRIVKTSEGLKLVLRRYKMGASKKPLWRRKETNSESDKIGENNAQEITSVNKIQTKDDELNQCMRSVGTNEQKDQMMYTGKHNFTGGMLSATTAQYNKADDGTSYGLGLLKNAVHGPTVLMVKNNKISVPANYSAKFMGFKMVDGKQHIVIKLLPTSKQNVHLLSQKADPVKDGSTTPLLQTADPCGLSSGLVPHLTDQSTLKNNSLHPVTPPPFSCSASHSEKIKVGKQSNSLLYDRSVSQAVAPSNVAVGKSMNYLPVKLGSTVPPCGEVTKIGTRSNISWGSCSPPNHPQVLPPTITNMLHYDPMKMPFFPKLKIQNGGLNNSNGTNNLYYSNSVDSSNERLLSFHNYSKMDTSDDPCSIWMSAEDRYKEFIYSKTLPFQKSRSKSASSESVKVLKPEKAVSIQSNINKTYGHINIKNNSVSSKSQSKCVVDSECFMENDHNGQQYLDANNCQGFENIAEKFQENASDCVNSVLMPKITSVFSLQSEQAANYLSPEIKQLLQDVLRVKATTQQESHSKSNNCIKLHSDKLLSGHETGNKTFTHLKSSATSCVFQRPPSDVDLHLYKRELNTRCSTNEGTHCEREKQTSRTSYASQGRDKLSGTPGAGTLLKTPTDTIVTQQLGKDKILSTIPDPHSLSPVLQEQKKPLLVQSPSSRFFVPLHLANQPGLRVVSGKSLPSTSSSDGHVTKGVPTSFVLNKGPGMFFTFSRAIRTVANVPSDSSQVLGRVASGEYGKMTMPGSKVEGKNDSFRSMRSSCNGRACSTANDSLSSMPFKEPLVIADSSESTVRGISSAKVLPEHQDAVSCSLESVNQQEIKQKQHVYALLPDVQQAVLKCMTPNKPVVHSVFQDNAHYQNCQPKKTGAMQQKLFLKIKTSDTLAGTTQSVSNSVPSLPLDNLQSLTPALAQKQTNLTSNDALILPGRLKPADAYLASCNPACCVPPVEPVYSTKSAGTWLQNGSIESTANNRNNFVSQKSTWSTRNRTAKVKPHLKQTGSKSSRTVGVQRQKNFKRKSKDNCPEPPRKKIMLHRKCKEKNQAEVISESGVPYKLRASKETVRTLKLLPFNSKQLVKCPRRNQPVVVLNHPDADVPEVVNVMKTIAKFKGHVLKVSLSKRTIEALLQPAFCNPLDRTTDDLSQKRHRTIKPISPVKERFVLKLTLKKTSKNNYQIVKTTSDNTLKAKFSCWFCGRIFDNQDNWVGHGQRHLMEATRDWNSLM is encoded by the coding sequence ATGCCATCTGAAAAGGAACAGTTTTTTTGtgataaaaagcaaattattttgttaaaaccTAATgctgtgaagaatttttctaCAGATACTACTTTGGGAAAAACAGatcctttgaaaaaaaaggatCATTTGGTGAATGATCCTTTAAGTATGGTAACTCAACCAGCAATTTTAGATGTCAATGTTGCTTATGAACTAAAAAACGTGAAAATTGATTTACCCAAGGTGAACATTCCAAATGAAGTATTACTGAAACATGAAGTTGATAGATTTAGAAGACTCTTTCTGTGTAAACAGCAAACTGCAAGAAAGTCCCTAAGTCTAGAGAAAATAAACGGAAGCAATCCCAATTGTTCAGAGGGAAACCACTTGCAAAATAAACCCGAAGTGCCATTTGAAGAAGGATtgaaaactgcagcaaaaatactgaatttcacTTGTACGAAGTGCAAGGATAACATCAGATACAGCCCAAATGATctgcagaaacattttcagCTGTTACACTATGGCGAGTTGCCTTTGTATCCTTGTGAGATGTGTAACTTCTCAGCCAATGACTTCCAGTCATTTAAACAGCATAGGCGCACCCATCGTAGCACTTTAGTAAAATGTGAGCTCTGTAATGATGAGCGTATTTACACTTTGTTGGATTTGACAAAACACTTCACATCAAAGCATTGTGCAAATGGTCACTTTCAATGTGAAAAGTGTGGGTTTTGTACCCGGGATGTGGGCACATTTGTTCAGCACATTCATAGACATAATGAGATTCCATATAAATGTGGAGAATGTCATCACATAAGCTTTACAAAAGAGGAGTTCCAGGAACATCATCTTGTTCATACCAGAAAGTTTCCTTTTGGTTGTCAGTATTGCAGTTACAGAACACCTCGGAAAGATTATCTTTTCAAACACGTCATAGCTTTGCACAGAGACCAGTtatatgcaaaagaaaaactggaaaaggagaaatgtgaaaaaagaaTAGTGAAGACTTCAGAAGGACTGAAGCTTGTATTAAGAAGGTATAAAATGGGAGCATCAAAAAAACCACTCTGGAGAcggaaagaaacaaacagtgaAAGTGACAAAATTGGAGAAAACAATGCACAAGAGATAACAAGTGTGAataaaattcaaacaaaagaTGATGAGCTGAACCAATGTATGAGAAGTGTGggaacaaatgaacaaaaagatCAAATGATGTATACAGGAAAGCATAATTTCACAGGTGGAATGCTCTCTGCTACGACTGCACAATACAATAAAGCAGATGATGGAACAAGTTACGGCCTGGGATTATTGAAAAATGCTGTTCATGGGCCAACAGTATTGATggtaaaaaacaataaaatatctGTTCCAGCAAATTACAGTGCTAAATTTATGGGATTTAAAATGGTAGATGGAAAACAACATATTGTTATAAAGTTGTTACCTACGAGTAAGCAAAATGTACATTTGTTGAGTCAGAAAGCTGATCCTGTTAAAGATGGATCTACAACTCCGTTGCTGCAGACTGCTGATCCCTGTGGCTTGTCTTCAGGTCTTGTACCACATTTAACTGATCAGTCAACCTTAAAAAACAATTCTCTTCACCCAGTAACTCCCCCTCcattttcttgttctgcttctCATTCAGAAAAAATTAAAGTGGGAAAACAAAGTAACTCCTTATTGTATGATAGGAGTGTTTCTCAAGCTGTAGCACCTTCTAATGTAGCTGTAGGAAAAAGTATGAATTATTTGCCAGTGAAGCTGGGCTCAACTGTACCTCCATGTGGTGAGGTGACAAAAATTGGAACTCGAAGTAATATCTCATGGGGAAGCTGTAGTCCTCCAAATCACCCTCAGGTATTGCCACCCACTATTACAAATATGCTTCACTATGACCCTATGAAAATGCCCTTCTTTCctaaactgaaaatacaaaatggtGGCCTGAATAACAGTAATGGAACTAACAATCTCTATTATTCAAATTCAGTGGATTCTTCTAATGAAAGGTTGCTGTCTTTTCACAACTATTCCAAAATGGACACTTCAGATGATCCATGTAGCATTTGGATGTCAGCAGAAGACAGGTACAAAGAATTTATATATAGCAAAACGCTTCCTTTTCAGAAGAGTAGAAGTAAATCTGCATCTTCAGAGTCAGTGAAAGTCTTAAAACCAGAGAAAGCTGTATCAATCCAAtcaaatattaataaaacttATGGACACATAAACATTAAGAATAACTCTGTGTCTTCTAAAAGCCAGTCTAAATGTGTTGTTGACAGTGAGTGTTTTATGGAGAACGACCATAATGGCCAGCAATATTTGGATGCCAACAACTGTCAAGGCTTTGAGAACATAGCTGAAAAATTCCAAGAAAATGCCTCTGATTGTGTTAACTCGGTCTTAATGCCTAAAATCACATCTGTTTTCTCATTGCAGAGTGAACAGGCAGCTAATTATTTATcacctgaaataaaacagttaCTTCAAGATGTGTTAAGAGTGAAAGCAACTACTCAGCAAGAATCCCACAGCAAATCAAATAACTGCATAAAACTTCATTCTGACAAGCTGCTTTCTGGTCATGAGACTGGGAATAAAACCTTTACACATTTAAAAAGCTCTGCAACTTCATGTGTTTTTCAGAGGCCTCCTTCTGATGTAGACTTACATTTATATAAGAGAGAGTTGAACACAAGATGTAGCACAAATGAAGGTACACAttgtgagagagaaaaacagacaTCCAGAACATCATATGCTTCACAGGGAAGAGATAAATTATCCGGAACTCCAGGTGCTGGTACACTGCTAAAGACTCCTACAGATACAATTGTAACACAGCAATtaggaaaagataaaatactgTCTACAATCCCAGATCCTCACAGTTTGTCACCAGTTcttcaggaacagaagaaaCCCCTTTTAGTTCAGTCCCCTTCATCAAgattttttgttcctttgcatcTTGCTAACCAGCCTGGACTACGGGTTGTTTCAGGAAAATCTCTTCCATCAACCAGTTCATCAGATGGGCATGTGACTAAAGGTGTTCCcacatcttttgttttaaataaggGACCTGGaatgttttttacttttagCAGGGCAATTAGAACGGTTGCAAATGTACCTAGTGATAGTTCTCAGGTTTTAGGGAGAGTTGCATCTGGAGAATATGGTAAAATGACCATGCCAGGTTCAAAAGTGGAGGGGAAAAATGACAGTTTCAGAAGCATGAGAAGCTCCTGTAATGGGAGGGCGTGTAGCACAGCAAATGACTCATTGAGTAGCATGCCATTCAAAGAACCTCTTGTAATTGCAGACTCATCGGAGTCGACTGTGAGAGGAATTTCTTCTGCGAAGGTGTTACCAGAGCATCAGGATGCTGTCAGCTGTTCCTTGGAGTCAGTAAACCAAcaggaaattaaacagaaacaacatGTTTATGCACTTTTGCCTGATGTACAGCAGGCAGTTCTGAAGTGTATGACGCCAAACAAGCCTGTAGTTCATAGTGTTTTTCAGGACAATGCTCATTATCAAAATTGTCAACCAAAGAAAACTGGAGCCATGcaacaaaagctttttctgaaaattaagaCTTCAGATACACTGGCTGGTACAACTCAGTCAGTTAGCAACTCAGTGCCCTCACTGCCGTTGGATAACTTGCAGTCCCTTACTCCTGCACTAGCACAGAAACAAACTAATCTTACTTCTAATGATGCCTTAATCTTACCAGGTAGGTTAAAGCCAGCAGATGCCTATTTGGCAAGCTGTAATCCAGCATGTTGTGTACCTCCTGTAGAACCTGTTTATTCTACGAAGTCTGCAGGGACATGGTTGCAAAATGGTTCTATTGAGAGTACTGCTAACAACAGGAATAACTTTGTTAGTCAGAAGTCCACATGGAGCACCCGAAACAGAACTGCAAAAGTAAAAcctcatttaaaacaaactggGTCTAAAAGTTCCAGAACTGTGGGTGTACAAAGGCAAAAGAATTTCAAACGAAAAAGTAAGGATAATTGCCCTGAACctccaagaaagaaaataatgttgcacagaaagtgtaaagaaaagaatcagGCGGAAGTTATTAGTGAATCAGGTGTCCCTTACAAACTGAGGGCATCAAAAGAAACCGTGAGGACTTTGAAATTACTTCCTTTTAACTCTAAACAGCTTGTAAAATGCCCCCGGAGAAATCAACCAGTTGTTGTGCTTAACCATCCTGATGCAGATGTTCCTGAAGTTGTAAATGTAATGAAAACTATTGCTAAATTTAAGGGACATGTTCTTAAGGTTTCATTGTCAAAAAGAACTATTGAAGCGCTTTTGCAGCCAGCTTTCTGCAATCCTTTGGACAGAACTACTGATGATCTTTCTCAAAAGAGGCACAGGACAATAAAACCTATTAGCCCTGTAAAAGAGAGGTTTGTCTTAAAATTGACACTGAAAAAGACTAGCAAAAACAATTACCAGATTGTAAAAACTACCTCTGATAATACCTTGAAAGCTAAGTTtagctgctggttttgtggtAGAATATTTGACAATCAGGATAATTGGGTAGGACATGGACAGAGGCATTTGATGGAGGCAACTCGAGACTGGAATTCATTAATGTGA